From one Flavobacterium kingsejongi genomic stretch:
- a CDS encoding RNA methyltransferase, whose protein sequence is MRKLANSELDRKNTDEFKEAAKTPIIIILDDIRSLHNIGSVFRTADAFLIEKIYLCGITATPPNKEIHKTALGATETVTWEHEQDVLTVIENLKKEAVTVLAIEQVENSVFLQDFNPVKGQKYALVFGNEVKGVAQKAIQLCDGTIEIPQLGTKHSLNISVSAGIVVWDVFQKMQQLAQ, encoded by the coding sequence ATGAGAAAACTTGCCAATAGCGAATTAGATCGCAAAAACACCGACGAATTTAAGGAAGCAGCCAAAACACCTATTATTATCATCCTCGACGATATCAGGAGCCTTCACAATATTGGTTCGGTATTTCGTACGGCAGATGCATTCCTCATCGAAAAAATATACCTCTGTGGCATTACCGCAACCCCTCCAAATAAGGAGATCCATAAAACAGCTTTAGGGGCTACCGAAACCGTAACCTGGGAACACGAACAAGATGTTTTGACGGTTATTGAGAACCTGAAAAAAGAAGCCGTAACGGTATTAGCCATCGAACAGGTAGAAAACTCCGTTTTCCTGCAGGATTTCAATCCGGTAAAAGGACAGAAGTATGCCCTCGTGTTTGGCAACGAAGTGAAAGGTGTCGCACAGAAAGCCATACAGCTTTGTGACGGGACAATTGAAATTCCACAATTGGGCACCAAACATTCCCTGAACATTTCGGTAAGTGCCGGAATAGTCGTTTGGGATGTCTTCCAGAAAATGCAACAACTGGCCCAATAA
- a CDS encoding tetratricopeptide repeat protein: MRSLHLKNSLNSMGVLLLVFCFNCHAQRTKKDISRAEAQQLIIAEFAEGCAHKYNLNTREWQECLDAGLQKDSTSAYLWQQKAMPLFKARKYETGMVFIDKAVQYDADGMQPYRAFIKCVFAKTYRAAIVDFEACKVRLGNQYEMDHTYDFYIGLSYLQLNEYAKAEAIFEKEIAERVAKQRPDWAHHLDLFYYGISKYEQQQWTEAITILDRALAAYPEFSDAAYYKAVCLHRLGKAEEAKTLFEKAKANAEKGYTINEDNAVYELYPYQIRWK, encoded by the coding sequence ATGAGAAGTTTGCATTTGAAAAATAGCCTCAATAGTATGGGTGTTCTGTTATTGGTGTTTTGCTTTAATTGCCACGCACAACGAACCAAAAAAGATATTTCCCGCGCGGAGGCACAACAGCTAATCATCGCTGAGTTTGCGGAGGGATGTGCCCACAAATACAATTTAAATACCCGCGAATGGCAGGAATGTCTGGATGCTGGATTGCAAAAGGACAGTACGAGTGCCTATTTGTGGCAGCAAAAAGCAATGCCACTTTTCAAAGCCCGGAAATATGAAACCGGAATGGTTTTTATCGATAAGGCCGTGCAGTATGATGCTGATGGGATGCAACCCTACCGGGCCTTTATTAAATGTGTTTTTGCCAAAACCTATCGTGCGGCAATTGTCGATTTCGAAGCTTGTAAAGTCCGTTTGGGGAATCAATATGAAATGGATCATACGTATGATTTTTATATTGGATTGAGCTATCTTCAGCTGAATGAATATGCTAAAGCTGAGGCGATATTTGAAAAAGAAATTGCAGAGCGGGTAGCAAAGCAGAGACCTGATTGGGCGCATCACCTGGATCTGTTTTATTACGGAATTAGTAAATACGAGCAACAACAATGGACAGAAGCCATAACCATTTTGGATCGGGCTTTGGCAGCATATCCTGAATTTTCAGATGCAGCCTATTATAAGGCGGTTTGCCTGCATCGTTTGGGAAAGGCCGAAGAAGCGAAAACTTTGTTTGAGAAAGCCAAGGCTAATGCTGAAAAAGGCTATACGATTAATGAAGACAATGCCGTATATGAATTATATCCATACCAGATCCGATGGAAATAG